One Vicia villosa cultivar HV-30 ecotype Madison, WI unplaced genomic scaffold, Vvil1.0 ctg.000325F_1_1, whole genome shotgun sequence genomic region harbors:
- the LOC131626820 gene encoding uncharacterized protein LOC131626820, which produces MGRWCDGEWKWGDLGISEFEVEQAGLFDKVAVLRALLENFGGLHEDNDSVCWLLDSEKTFTVSSCYHRYVSLRTPFGPFNRNEEALEIIWKMEVPFKIKAFAWRLFVNRLPAKDLLVYRDKDHMFFKCDVIKVVWKEIGVWVDYPSWNEEDSKPFFMEWYSNGRVKDSFRSCVSRFENP; this is translated from the exons ATGGGAAGATGGTGTGACGGGGAGTGGAAATGGGGAGATTTAGGAATTTCGGAGTTTGAGGTGGAGCAAGCGGGTTTGTTTGACAAGGTGGCGGTTTTGAGGGCTCTTTTAGAGAATTTTGGGGGATTGCATGAAGATAATGATTCCGTGTGTTGGTTACTAGATTCGGAAAAGACTTTTACGGTTTCTTCGTGTTACCACCGGTATGTTTCTTTGCGGACGCCTTTTGGTCCTTTTAATAGGAACGAAGAGGCCTTAGAGATTATATGGAAAATGGAGGTCCCTTTTAAGATTAAAGCTTTTGCTtggagactttttgtgaataggcttccCGCTAAAGATCTTTTAGTGTATAGAG ATAAGGACCATATGTTCTTCAAATGTGATGTGATTAAGGttgtttggaaggaaattggtgtGTGGGTGGACTACCCGAGTTGGAATGAGGAAGATAGCAAGCCGTTCTTTATGGAATGGTATTCCAACGGGCGGGTAAAAG ACTCGTTCCGTTCTTGTGTATCAAGGttcgagaacccttag